Genomic window (Plasmodium knowlesi strain H genome assembly, chromosome: 9):
TCTCGTCCTGGAATTTCTCTCCATAAATGCTCATACCACCCATTCCGTTGAAGTGTGTTATGTCACCACCTTGTGCCATAAAATTTGGAATTATGCGatgaaaaattgaattcGTGTAGTTTAACATTTTACCATTCACTACTGTTCCTTTGCATATGCTGACGAAATTTTCCACGGTTTTGGGAGCTACTTTTCCGTACAGCCCGAATGTTATTCTCCCGATTGGCTTGTTATTTATGCTTATGTCGAAATATGTctgcaaggaaaaaaaaaaaaaaaaaaaaaaaaaaaaaaatatgaacaaattggGTAAAAGCGGAATAGCTAGCTGAAAATTGTATGCAGATAGGCTAAATGGTACAgttgttaaagaaaaaaaatatatgaacggTTCATGCAAATGTGGAGTGTATGACAAAAATATAGGGGGACGCGTCGAGAAAAGGCGAGGATGCCCAAAGGGACTGTTGTGTTCCCACAGTACCATGTCCCCTAATGAAGTATAACCAGACGATAAGGCATAACGCCATTGGAAGGATGCGTGCCACTGTTCTCCCACATGCACACACTCCTGTTCTTACCTTGTGAGTGATTTCATGGTTCTCCGCCTTAATGCAACTCCTTTGGAGTAAAACAAATATGGCCAAAACGATCGTGAACTaagagaggaaaataaaaatgcattttgAAGTAAACACAAGTAGGTACAAATTAGTACTCACTCTTTACTCATTTCTACTCTTCTTTTTGACTCAccagtttgttcattttggacGAGGGtagtttttacttttcctttatataaTGATATGATTAGCTTACTGCCTGACGAACTTTATAGTGATTACTTAGGATTCAGTAA
Coding sequences:
- a CDS encoding peptidylprolyl isomerase precursor, putative encodes the protein MNKLFTIVLAIFVLLQRSCIKAENHEITHKTYFDISINNKPIGRITFGLYGKVAPKTVENFVSICKGTVVNGKMLNYTNSIFHRIIPNFMAQGGDITHFNGMGGMSIYGEKFQDENFILKHTKRGMLSMANAGKNTNGSQFFILFTPTPWLDGRHVVFGEVIDGLDKLVQIEAVGTDSGAPVKRVLVTKSGVL